AATACCAGCACCAGGAGTAAAAAGGCGGGGATCAAAAAGCTAGTCACTTATTTCATCCCTCTTTCTTATCGCTTGCATTTAACAGTGCATCGATTTTTTGATTATCGGCTTCAGTCAGAGCGACATTAGGCACACTACTATTTCTGCGTCTTAAATACATTAATAAGCCAGCAATACCCAGACCCAAAATAACAAATGGGCCAATCCAAAGTAACCACGTCACCGGCTTTACTGGCGGGCGATACAGTACGAAATCGCCATAGCGCTCGACCATAAACGAGCGGATTTGATCATCGCTCTTACCTTCTTTAATTAATATCCGAATTTCACGACGCAAATCATTGGCCAGATCTGAGCGAGAGCCAGCTAAAGACTCGTTCTGACACACCAAGCAGCGCATTTCTTCTGAAATACTAATAAGACGCTGCTCTGTTATTGGATCATCCGCGAGTGGTGCGGCATCTTTGGCAAACGCGTTGC
This region of Polynucleobacter sp. JS-JIR-II-50 genomic DNA includes:
- a CDS encoding cytochrome c-type biogenesis protein, yielding MRLILLIAVCVFSLGNAFAKDAAPLADDPITEQRLISISEEMRCLVCQNESLAGSRSDLANDLRREIRILIKEGKSDDQIRSFMVERYGDFVLYRPPVKPVTWLLWIGPFVILGLGIAGLLMYLRRRNSSVPNVALTEADNQKIDALLNASDKKEG